The Panicum virgatum strain AP13 chromosome 3N, P.virgatum_v5, whole genome shotgun sequence genome includes the window GATCTTCTCTACCTGCACGGCTCTCGCTGCAGTCTGCAGTAGTGTAAATTTTCCAACGCAAAGTTCAGAGATTGGCAGGCTGTCATCAAACGGTCAGACGGTGCTGGATGTTGGATTCAGTTTGTACATCTACCGGTGCTTCAGATGAATCTGCCGGATCGTCGGAGTTTCCCTGATCAACGATGATGGGGTTAGTAACGTTCCTCATCACAATGCTCTCGAACTTCACCTTGCGGGCGAAACCACCGACACCATTCTGAGACACAACAGAGATAACACAGGACGATCAGCAGATGCACACTATTTTCACCTGAGTTCTGGACACATATGGCTGTTATGAGCCAGGGGGAGGAAATGGACAGTGCCTGTTAAGCTGTTACCTTGGTGGTCTTTACGCGTACACCATTTCCGGCATTTGAGATAAACAAGGTGTCaaccttgatcttctccacatAATCAACGGAACCGTTTACTCCTAAGGTTCCAATGCTAATTGCAAACAAACACTGCTAGCTTTACTAGCAATTGATGAGCATGTGAGAAATCTGAATAGGCAAAAACAACTCAGTTACCTGATACCATGGCCAGGACCACATGCGATGGCTCTTAGGCGAACATCAGTGCAGTTGCCCACTATCGAGACACAATCGTCACCTGAAGAAAAGGGAAAATTGGGAAACAAGGGCTTAACGAAATAGAAACACTTGCATATGGCTAACAAATCTTAACTGCTTTCAGGTTCAAGTTCTCATTCTACTGAATCTAGTCAACTACAGTCAAGCATGCTTTTCTGGCTACTTCATTCTTTCCAAAAATGCTCTGAAACATGAGATCCTCTGAAACTGCATACTGAACGGAAAGGTAGTGCTAACAGGAAAGGCACATACTTAAACGAAATAGAAACAATGAGTACAAGTACCGCATCTTAACTGCATTCCGTTTCAGGTGTCCATTCTACGAATCTCTAGTCAACTGCATTCCGTTTCAGGTGTCCATTCTACTGGATCTCTAGTCAGCTACAGTCGAGCACAATTTCATGGCAGCTGCCTCTAGTCAACTGCATTCCGTTTCAGGTGTCCATTCTACTGGATCTCTAGTCAACTACAGTCGAGCACAATTTCATGGCAGCTgcattctttcaaaaatgtgttCCGAAGAGGAAGCTCCTCTGAAGCTGCATAATGTAGGGAAAGGAAGTGCTGAGTGCTGACAGGAAGGGCAGATACCTGTGGAGATAAGGTTATCCATGACGTGAACATTTTTCGAGTCGACTAGGTGGATGCCTTTGGTGTCGACGCTGTCCTCCGGCGAGGTCACCCTCAGGTAATTGGCCTCGACGTTGGAGCTCCGGGTGAACGTCAGGTGGTACTGCTGGCTGTTCTGCAGCGTAATGCCCTTCACGCTGATCCCCTGGCAGTCCTCAAAGTGAACCGCCTGCAAATCGGAGAACAGAGCCAGATGGTGATTCCTCCAGTCGGTCACCGATACGGTTCGAGCCACTGCAAATCCCCAATCGAACGGGGCGCACGAGCTCACCTTGGGAGCAGGCTGCGCGGTGCGATTCTGCAGGAACACGAGCAGAGCACACGGTTAGTTTGGCCATGCCGTCACACTCCCAACCAACACCCGGCCTCAGGTTGCGCCATCGGTTACCTTCTTCCCCTCGCGCGCCCACCACTGCTGCCCCCGGCCGTCGATGATGCCGCCGCCGGTCACCTTCAGGTCCTGGACCTTGTGGAAGTGGAGCCACTGCCTGCGCTCGCCGGGGCCCCAGTCGCTCGGGCCCTCCGGCGCAACGATGTTCCCGGAAATCTGACGAAAATTCAAGGCGAAAATTGCACATACATACTGCTCCTAAATAAGGGAAGCGGCTGGGGATTAATCAAGCTGCGCGGCTTACGAGCAGCTTGATCTCGCTGCTGCAGGGCCCGGCGAGCGTGAGCGGCCAGATCCGGAAGGTCTTGCCGGCCGGCACGTTGAGGATGAcgttgtcggcggcggcgcacgcggccgCCCAGGCGCCGGCGAAGGCCTGGAGGAAGAAACAGCAGAGGCAGATCCGGTTGGTAGATGCTACTGCACTGCAGCAGCCAATCGCGTCGTGGCACCGGTAGGAGGAGGACCCGGCCCGGGTGCGGCTGATTATTCTGAGCAGCAGCGTTGGCGTACCTTGGTGTCGTCCgcgacgccgtcgccgacggcgcCGAAGTCGTCGAGGGTGAGGAGGATgcggggctcggcggcgtcCGGCAGGAGAaccgcgacggcggccgcgaaCAGAACcagcacggccgccgccggcctcggcgccgcccgcgccatcGCTGAACGAAACGGCTGCGCTGGCAGAAGAGCAGCGTGGCTTGAGCATTTCTTCTACTGTAGTACTGTAGGCGCGCCGAGCCCGAGGGTACACGAGACGATAGCTCCAGAATAGACGGTGCACGTGCGCGGACGGACGTGCCAGAACGCCCAGGCTATAGATCTGTGCAGGCGTGCCACCGACACAGGTCTGGGATGGCCATGGCGATGGCCCATGGCCTGTTTTGCGCGCGCCTACGCGCGCGATAAAGAACACTAGTGCATGAATCGCGCCATTAGCGCACGTGTGCATCAAGAGTAAAAGAGGTGTAATTTGTTTGAGCACGATGGAGGTGATGCAATGTGGATTGGTGACTTTAGGCCGATCAGTCTCACACACAGCATTGCGAAAATAGTGTCCAAGCTACTGGCCACTAGACTGGCGCCATACCTGAACCAGTTGGTCTCACGGGCGCAGAGCACATTCATTAGGAAGAGGAGCATACATGATAATTTCCTATACACGCAGAACTTGATTCAGGAACTGCATAGGCTAAAGATACCGGCATTATTTCTGAAACTTGACATTGCTAAAGCGTTTGATAGCATACGATGGAACTACCTAATGGAAGTTTTGGAACACATGGGTTTTGGAGCCAAATGGAGAGGCTGGATCTCAACGCTTGTGTCCACGGCGTCAACTTCTGTGCTTCTGAACGGAGTTCGGGGCAAATGGTTCAAGCATAGAGTTGGTTTAAGACCGGGTGACCCACTATCGCCTATGCTATTTATCCTGGCCATGGAGCCACTACAGCGGCTGTTTGACATTGCAACACAAGAGGGCATACTCACACCGTTCAGTCAAAGATCAGCTGAACTCAGACTCAGTCTTTTCGCTGATGATGCCGCTATCTTCCCGAAACCGGTGAAAGAAGATGTGCAAGAAACTTTGCAGCTTCTCACAAGTTTTGGAACAGCTTCAGGTTTACTAACCAACATACAAAAAAGTGCAGTTTACCCCATCTGTTGTGACCAATTGAACATGACAGAAGTGATGGAGTGTTTTCGGTGCCCGGTTAAATCTTTTCCCTGCACCTATTTGGGCTGCATACAAGAAATTTGAGAAGAGTTGACGTCCAACCTTTGGTGGATAAAGTGGCAGCAAGATTACCAGCCTGGAAGGGCAAATTCTTGAACAGGGGTGGCAGGCTGACGGTGCTCAATGCAGTTCTATCTTCTATCCCAACATACTTCTTAACGGTGTTTCAGTTGCAAAAATGGGCAATCAAACAGATTGATAAGATTAGATGTGGTTTTCTTTGGAAGGGAACAGACCAAGCAAATGGTGGTTGCTGGCTGGTGCAATGGAAGAAAGTGCACAGACCAAAAAAATTGGGAGGGATGGGCGTCCTCGACCTTGACAGATTCAGTAGAGCGCTAAGGCTTCGCTGGTTGTGGTTCGAGTGGAAGGATCCTGACCGACCATGGGTTGGAGGTAATTTGCCAGTAAATGAAGTGGACCGACAACTTTTTAGAGCATCAACAATAGTGACAGTGGGGAATGGCAAAACAGCCAAATTTTGGGAGGCATCCTGGTTACAAGGTAAAGCACCAAGGGATATTGCACCACGTTTATACAAGTTAGCTTGGAGGAAACACCTCACAGTTAAGGAGCAATTAGAAAACCAAAGCTGGACCAGAGGGTTATGGAGAATGTCTTCAGTAGAGGAAATGGCAGATTTCCTTGCGCTATGGGACCTCATTCAGGAAGTGCAACTCACAATGGAAGAGGATCAAATCTCCTGGAGGTGGACAGCTGATGGGGTGTATACTGCAAAATCGGCATATGAGGCACAATTTAGGGGTTCTTACTACTCTTTTCTCCCATCAGCGATATGGCGAGCGCATGCCGAGGGCAAGCACAAATTTTTTAGCTGGTTGCTTGTTCAGGAGAAATTGTTGACAGCTGACAAACTTCAAGCAAGGAATTGGCAGTGCAATCCACTTTGCTCCTTGTGCGGCTGCATGCCAGAAACAGCGGAACACCTGTGCTTGCATTGCCCATTTGCAATACAGGTGAGTGCAATCCACTTTGCTCCTTGTGCGGCTGCATGCCAGAAACAGCGGAACACCTGTGCTTGCATTGCCCATTTGCAATACAGGTGTGGGGGCTGGTGAGAGCGTGGTCAGGTAACTTGATCAGAGTTCCAGTGTAGGGGACGACGATTGAAGATTGGTAGTGTCAATCCTTATTAGCGCAGCAGCCACAGAAGGAACGAAGGCAGACATCGGCTTTTCTCATGTATACAGCTTGGAACTTATGGAAGGAGAGGAACAGAAGAGTTTTTGAGGGGAAAGCTATGGAGCCGAGAATCGTCTTGCAACTAATCAAGGAGGAAATGCAGTTGCGGTTCAGGGCCTGTGGTGCCCCCGTTGTATCTTAATTTAAATGTTAGTTTCAGCTAGAGTACTGAGTTTATTTGTTTTATGTAATCACAACTATGTAAGACCTTGCATTCTCCTCCTTATATGACATGGCAGTGCTCCTGCcctaattttcaaaaaaaaaaaaatttaaagcaGCATACGAAGTACCGATACTAATACATGTGAAATGACTTCTTGAAATATAAACACGATGGAAAAGGGGGGCATGCTTTTGTGGAAGTTTGATTTATGGGATAATTGTTTATGCTATTGGCCTTGGACTTGTGAAAAATTTGTTGTGTCGTCTTTAAAACAGCTCCATTTTTTCCAGCAAGCGGAGAAGAAAGAGGCTTTGCTATTTTTCTCCATCCTGAAAAGAATGTGACATAAATCAGAGCAAGTCCGTATAGGactactacaacaacaacatagccttttttcccaagcaagttggggtaggctagagatgaaacccgaaagaaataagttcaaggttcagcacattgatagctagtctccaagcgctcctatccaaagctatctctttagagatgttccaatccttaagatctctcttaaccgactcatcccacgtcagtttaggtctacctctacccctctttacattatcgactagctcgaggatcccattacgcaccggcgcctcagaaggccttcgttggacatgtccaaaccatctcagccgatgctgagtaagtttctcctcaattggtgccaccccgaccctatcccgaataacttcgttccggactctatccctccttgtgtgcccgcaaaaccaccgcaacatccgcatctctgctacactcagttgctgcacatgtcgtctttttgtaggccaacattcagcaccgtataatatcgccggacgaattgctgtcctatagaatttgccttttagcttttgtggcaccctcttgtcacaaaggatgccagaagcttgccgccatttcaaccagtcagctgaaattctatgcctaacatcttcatcaatgtcgccatccttttgtaacaccgatcctaaataccgaaacgtatccttctggaccaccacttgcccatctagactaacgtctcccccctcatgcctagtcgcgctgaaatcgcacatcatgtattcggtcttggtcctactaagtctgaaccctttcgactctaacgtgcgtctccacagctctaacttcctattaacccctgccctactctcgtcaactagcaccacatcatcagcaaagagaaTACACCAATGTGTTCCGTATACACCACATCATCAGTTCCGTATAGGACTAAGTCGAAAAATATAATCTAGAGATGCAATTTAGAAGATTTGCGCTTTACTCAATGTGTTTATATTTAAATGGACAGAGGTCAAAGAAATTGATCCATACCTTTGCATCTCTAATGATTAAAGCAGAAAATACAGTGAACAATAAATTCCcctattttattaaaaaaagattTGAACAACAATTCAATATTCTTGGTTTCACACACTAAAGTACCATAACCAATGTTGGTTTCACACGCTAAAGTGCCTTAACCAATGTTGGTTATCGTTCGGAGATGGGAGGAGGGAAAAATGGAGACTTGTATTCCATCGCAGATTTCTGGGTACATGATGGAGGAGATGCTCAAAACATTGTCAATGGAAGGAAAAATGTCGGTGGGTGTAGGAACCTGAGGAGGATGTAGACCTGCCGGTTAAGATTGGTAGCTTCCTGATCGAGGTTCTTGTGTTCATACCAGCCTTGATGAGAAAAGAAGAGAAGGCAGTCAAAATCGGAGGCTGCCAGGTACAGTTTCACAGTTGTAGGTGCAGGATGCGCACGTCACCGTGAAGCCCCCCCAAATGCAGTAGAGTGAAATGTACTATTTCTATAGCAATTCTAATCAAGTGTGAATATGAGTTCGTCAACAATTTTACATGGCCTTTTCATAACAGCCTAAATTGGCAAGGTGCTGCAAGCCAAGTCAGCATCTGGGGGAAAAGCAGCATACTGAAATATGACCCGGAACAAACTTAAAATGCGAAGAGAAAGATACTAACCGAAGCAAGCAGCAAGATTTTGCTGAAGCTAAGATGAGATAAGAGCCATTGCTTGGTCCGATGTGAAGCCAAggatggaaaaccttttgtaaCGGGAGCATTGATACCTTGCAACTCGTCTACTGTGCAGGCTCACATCGTAGCTGTGGTTCATTTATATGAAAGGAATGAGCAGCATGAAATAAGTTTAACAAAACCTGCTGACTGCATCATTCAATTTGATGGTTTGCAAAGAATGGCATAATCTTCTAATCACAATGAGCCTAAATATAACTTTGTATTATGGATGGTTGTGGTCAACTTACAAGCCTGATAACCCTACTAACAAGAGAGTTTCACAACTCTTCAGATCGATACAGGCTCATTATTCCTTTCATACTTATAAGCCCCATGAGCAGACTGGTTTCAACTTCTTAGTGGTAGGTGTCTTAACCTTCCCTATAAACTAATAATAAGTGGTAACCCTTATTCATCTATATTCATTGAAAGACCGAAGTCATCATAGTTTATTTTTACAAAACTAAAGATAAGAAAAGGGAAAGGCATCTAATGGCAAATAATCCATTTTGATGCATGCTACAATCTTATATCTATATCTGTAGCTACAAAACTTCGCAGCAGAATATCCACGACCGAGAGCGCagctattgcaatagattaaTACCCTGCATgggtgtacaacttttcccacacgaCACGAGACCATAGGCCATACTACCCGTCGGTCCGTAAGCAATGATTCACGTGTCAACCGTTCGCATACTCATCCCCAATGCTGAGACGAACGGCCGGGATGGACAGGTGCAATGGAACCGCCGACTACACCCCATCACAAACCGTGCCGAATCCGCTCAGTGAAGAGTgcgcatatggtactgagcttaccatCCCATTATAAAGATGTGGTTTGTACGGAAAAGTGCTCAAAAAACCGGCATCCAAAGAGACGGTCCTTAACCAACTCAAGCAAGTCTAAACCATTTGGATTCCACTTCCAACATGGCCCTACCACACTTGCTCAAGTCTCGATCCATCATTCATACCTTGCTCATATTTTAATCTTTCTCATCTACTCAAGTATATTTAGACAAACACCCTACAGCTCGCGAGTGATGGTGACCTTGCCatctctcgacttctaccgtaagctaagcatggctaagcaaattaattcGTGAAGTCTAAGCATACATACTTTACCTAGTATAAGTTGTTCTAGAGCTATACGCGAAACATGCCGAGTGGGTTCTACACAAATCACATGACTAGATAGGGTTAAGCCCATGCACAAGCAATACTTTATAATAGGAAATTAAGAAttcaaaagtaaggtttgagaTACATAGGTGCCTGCCTTGGTACTCCGCAACCGCGACACTCCGGAACGTCATTCTCTAAGAAAGTAGACAATGCATGAATTAGAAAGGTGCCATGAATGCATATGCTTACGAGATGCAATGGCTTATGAGAGGTAAAGGCTAACATGATTCGGGGTCATAAAGTAAGCAATTCAACGAGGTAAATGAGGGTACACAAACATTGCATAGGGTGAAGATGCAAAACAATTATGCATACAAGCACACACCTACAAGACAAGTTGTTTCATGGAGGTTCCTAACCATAACAACATATCACATTTATTTAACTAACAAAGGGAAGTTGACAGCTCACATGAGCACAATTGATTCACTAGACATTTTACAAGTAAACTAGTTTTAGAATAAACATAGCTAAGTTAACATCCTTCTACCACCACATCATGAAggttaatatttaattatatcatATTATGGCCATAGGAAACTAACAAGTCCAACTAGGTAGCAAACCCTTAAGTCATAAATTAGAACCTACAAGAGTATATAACTATTTCATAGGTGTTATCAATTTTGGACAGAAGATAAAGGTTGATCAAAGTAAACAAAACTTGATTCACAATTTTAGAGGTACATATGTATTTATTGTGCAATATACTATTTAACTAGTTAACTAGATCTAAACAAACATAGATTAAACTATACCAATCTATAAGCAattcatgcaaaacaatatgtcTAATGGATAGTACACATCACAAGAAAGCTAGCAaaattggtttcataatttttgggcTAATagagaattaattatgtaattaaCAAGGTAAACCCATATTTAATTAAActggaaaaaaatataattattttgGGAGCAAACATATTTTTAACAGGTAGAGGACGTCAAGATGAAACcaacaaaatttgtttcacaTCAATCGGAGCTCATTTCAATTTTATATGAATTTTATGAGATAATGCAGGCTTATGCACTAAAATCAGGCAAATGATACTATTTACTACAGTACACAGATACTCCGGGATTGGACCCGGACACTCCGGACTTCGCGGACCCGGACActccggaaaaacatccggagactccggaaattacccggaaactccgggaaACATCCAGAAACTCCGACCGGTGAACATCGATTTAGGGCAACGGAAGGAAGGTGATTGGTAAGGGGAGCTCACCGGTGATGAGTAAAGCACGAGCAAGGAGCCACTTGTTGGAGTAGAGCGGCGTTGGTGTAGATCGGATCGAATTCATCCTTGTAGGCTTGGGAAATATGAAGAAGAAGCTTGGGGATGTTCTTCCCCATGGTCAACGGCGAGGAAGAGGTGGCTGAGGTGGTGGAGAAGCTTGTCGGCGTCGATCTCCGGTGTCCTCCGGAGAGGTAGAGGGTCTTCAATGGTGGGAGGGATggtggagctcctccatggcttggagttagtgagagagagagtcagGGAAGGGAATGAGGGTGAGAGAGAGGGCAGGGGGTGGCCTGGTAGGTGTAGGGCTCGGGCTGACGTGTGGGGTCtgtggggcacgtggcgtccATGTGCTGTGCGTTTGACACAAACTGAACTCAccaaacccggatactccgggaaaacttccggatactccggacaaaCAGAGTCAAGTAACATCTGGTTTCGTATAGAAaaattctttcttttcttcaatCTCCAAAACTAATCTTCTAGGCCTTAAaaaattacactaaattttGTGTTGATACTAGAAATCAAGAACAATCCATTTTTGCCTGGAATTGGTAGAATATCTATTGTAGATTTGAAACGAAAATTCTTCCCGGAACATTATTTCTGGGTTTTCGGctaagttgtttggcttcaagaTGGTTTCCTAAAATCCGGGAAAAATCACCTAAATTCAAGTTTTTCAAAGTAgtattttatcaaaataactcccAATATAAATCATATAATAAAAATGCAAGTTGCTTCACAAAGCATGAGTTGATAATGCATTAataattcaaaattaaattcaaatgcaTTCGAATGAAGTATGAAAATTTTTATGAATGCTAACAAAAATGCTCATGATGCAATGCTTAACATGATAATTACATTTGGGTCGTTACAACCCAGAAACTTGTTCATCGGTGATATGGTCACCATGAATCAATGACTCCAAAGCCCAAAGACGCAATCCATGCTTCGGTCCCAGTGTAAGGCACACACATACtaaatatataattataatatcaACTTCTTCTAGGTTAATTTAAGGTTGCAATGACTGAAAGGATATTATAGGTTCCTAAATCAAGTATCTGTAAATGAGAGCACAATAACCCTGGCTTGTAAGGTTCCTGTGCAAATAAGGTGTGGAGTACCTGCTTAGCTTGGCTGGTGAAACAATCAGATGCAGCAATGATCCCCGAGCTCGAGCAGATGTTTTTGTTGGCGACGTCAAATCCAAATCAGCTGATGACCGTCTGAGCCTGCGCTGGAGGATTATGAAGAAGGATTAATAGAGGAAACAAATATTCCCTACGTCAGGAAACACACAGGCCAGGCCGCTTGAGAATGAATCGACAGCGAAAGCAGAGGAGATTTGCAGGGCCAAGGCTAATAGGGCGTCCACTAAAGGAAAGTTCAGTTTAAGTGAAGCTAGTTGGAAGCTTGAATTGGCCGTTAAGGTCACAGTTGTTTCAACATTATCGATTGATTCAGAAGAGAGCTGGACACTGGATTCGATTGCTAGGTT containing:
- the LOC120664766 gene encoding probable polygalacturonase At1g80170 isoform X2, with the translated sequence MARAAPRPAAAVLVLFAAAVAVLLPDAAEPRILLTLDDFGAVGDGVADDTKAFAGAWAAACAAADNVILNVPAGKTFRIWPLTLAGPCSSEIKLLISGNIVAPEGPSDWGPGERRQWLHFHKVQDLKVTGGGIIDGRGQQWWAREGKKNRTAQPAPKAVHFEDCQGISVKGITLQNSQQYHLTFTRSSNVEANYLRVTSPEDSVDTKGIHLVDSKNVHVMDNLISTGDDCVSIVGNCTDVRLRAIACGPGHGISIGTLGVNGSVDYVEKIKVDTLFISNAGNGVRVKTTKNGVGGFARKVKFESIVMRNVTNPIIVDQGNSDDPADSSEAPTAARAVQVEKINYIDIRGTSASEHAVTFSCSDAKPCRHLSLTNVNLSRVDGRKASSYCRKAFGKSIGTVIPESCLSSEDYAQHVPRHPEEGREEDSDS
- the LOC120664766 gene encoding probable polygalacturonase At1g80170 isoform X1, with translation MARAAPRPAAAVLVLFAAAVAVLLPDAAEPRILLTLDDFGAVGDGVADDTKAFAGAWAAACAAADNVILNVPAGKTFRIWPLTLAGPCSSEIKLLISGNIVAPEGPSDWGPGERRQWLHFHKVQDLKVTGGGIIDGRGQQWWAREGKKNRTAQPAPKAVHFEDCQGISVKGITLQNSQQYHLTFTRSSNVEANYLRVTSPEDSVDTKGIHLVDSKNVHVMDNLISTGDDCVSIVGNCTDVRLRAIACGPGHGISIGTLGVNGSVDYVEKIKVDTLFISNAGNGVRVKTTKNGVGGFARKVKFESIVMRNVTNPIIVDQGNSDDPADSSEAPVDTAARAVQVEKINYIDIRGTSASEHAVTFSCSDAKPCRHLSLTNVNLSRVDGRKASSYCRKAFGKSIGTVIPESCLSSEDYAQHVPRHPEEGREEDSDS